The following proteins are co-located in the Fusobacteria bacterium ZRK30 genome:
- a CDS encoding OmpA family protein, which yields MKKILLGLLIVAALSACSSSEEKVDIPTQVQTLNESVEMNATTLTEVKSGNEEIRAQLEEGQQKAAMMAEHMKMVKAFEGTGVTVTAVDNGLHLTLPGDTAFNSSKAVLNESMKTILDPIAETLMTYPGTDAMIKGHTDSSGPEEFNQKLSEDRAMAVSTYLMNKGIDSSRIETVGVGSSEPTDDNDTRDGRMANRRVDLTITY from the coding sequence ATGAAAAAGATATTATTAGGACTTTTAATAGTAGCAGCTCTTTCAGCTTGCTCAAGTTCAGAGGAAAAAGTAGATATCCCCACACAAGTTCAGACATTGAATGAAAGTGTAGAGATGAATGCTACTACTCTAACAGAGGTTAAATCTGGAAATGAAGAGATTAGAGCTCAATTAGAAGAAGGTCAGCAAAAAGCTGCTATGATGGCAGAACATATGAAGATGGTAAAGGCATTTGAAGGAACTGGTGTTACTGTAACAGCAGTAGATAATGGATTACACCTTACTCTTCCTGGAGATACAGCTTTTAATTCAAGTAAAGCAGTATTGAATGAAAGTATGAAAACAATATTAGATCCAATTGCTGAAACTTTAATGACTTATCCGGGAACAGATGCTATGATCAAAGGTCATACAGACAGCTCAGGGCCTGAAGAATTCAATCAAAAATTATCAGAAGACAGAGCTATGGCAGTTTCTACTTATTTAATGAATAAGGGAATAGATTCTTCCAGGATAGAAACTGTAGGAGTTGGAAGTTCTGAACCTACTGATGATAATGATACAAGAGACGGAAGAATGGCAAATAGAAGAGTTGACTTAACAATCACATATTAA
- the argB gene encoding acetylglutamate kinase, with product MKDVKILSQALSYIMEFHGKIVVVKYGGNAMKDEETKEKVIRNIALLKYLGMLPVVVHGGGPAINDMLYKLNKKSEFKMGNRVTDKETIDIVEMVLGGKVNKEIVSLLNKNNTNAVGITGKDSNMIMAEKKYINIDGEKIDIGYVGQVKKIDTEIIKNFLEAGIIPVIAPLGTDKDGNTYNINADYVAGEIASALKATKLILMTNIDGLYRNIEDKNSLIKEIDLLKVGQLIQDKTICGGMISKVQSCVSALKKGVEKVHILNGEKEHSILMALFTKDGIGTMIVNG from the coding sequence ATGAAAGACGTTAAGATATTGTCTCAGGCACTCTCCTATATAATGGAGTTTCATGGAAAAATAGTGGTTGTAAAGTACGGTGGAAATGCTATGAAAGATGAGGAGACCAAGGAAAAAGTCATAAGGAATATAGCTCTTTTAAAATATCTAGGGATGCTTCCAGTAGTTGTACATGGAGGCGGACCGGCAATAAATGATATGCTTTACAAATTGAATAAAAAATCTGAATTTAAGATGGGGAATAGAGTTACCGACAAGGAAACAATAGATATTGTAGAGATGGTTTTAGGTGGAAAGGTAAACAAGGAGATTGTCTCCCTTTTAAATAAAAATAATACTAACGCTGTGGGAATTACAGGTAAAGACAGTAATATGATCATGGCAGAAAAAAAATATATAAATATAGATGGAGAAAAAATAGATATAGGTTATGTGGGACAGGTAAAAAAAATAGATACCGAGATCATAAAGAATTTTTTGGAAGCAGGGATAATACCTGTAATAGCACCCCTAGGAACTGATAAGGATGGTAATACCTACAATATAAATGCCGATTATGTGGCAGGGGAGATAGCTAGTGCTCTAAAGGCTACCAAACTTATATTGATGACTAATATAGATGGTCTTTATAGAAATATAGAGGATAAGAACAGTTTGATCAAGGAGATTGATCTTCTAAAGGTTGGTCAACTTATTCAAGATAAAACTATCTGTGGAGGAATGATTTCCAAAGTACAATCATGTGTATCTGCTTTAAAAAAAGGTGTGGAAAAGGTGCATATTTTAAACGGCGAGAAGGAACACAGTATCTTGATGGCATTATTCACCAAAGATGGCATTGGAACTATGATTGTAAATGGCTAA
- the argF gene encoding ornithine carbamoyltransferase produces MIKNKNFLKLLDYTTEEFNYLLELSAKLKKDKNEGTEKKYLSGKNIVLIFEKDSTRTRCAFEVGAMDQGANITYLGPSGSQIGKKESIKDSARVLGGFYDGIQYRGYAQETVEILGEFAGVPVWNGLTDKFHPTQILADFLTIKEKFGKLEGIKMAYLGDGRNNMGNSLMIGAAMVGMDFKIVAPQDLFPEEELIKKAQEIAKTTGAELTFTDSLEEGVSDTDVIYTDVWVSMGEDQGVWKERIKKLLPYQVNNNVMDMTAKNSIFLHCLPAFHDQKTVVGKDILEKFGIQEMEVTDEVFEGSKSIVFKQAENRLHTIKAIMVATLAGNI; encoded by the coding sequence ATGATAAAGAATAAAAATTTTTTAAAGTTATTGGATTACACTACAGAGGAATTTAACTATCTTTTAGAGCTTTCAGCTAAGTTAAAGAAGGATAAAAATGAAGGAACGGAAAAAAAATATCTTTCGGGGAAAAATATCGTTCTTATTTTTGAAAAGGATTCTACCAGAACTAGATGTGCATTTGAAGTAGGAGCTATGGATCAAGGAGCTAATATAACATATCTAGGGCCTTCAGGAAGCCAGATTGGAAAAAAGGAATCTATAAAGGATAGTGCTAGAGTTCTAGGTGGTTTTTATGATGGAATACAGTATAGAGGGTATGCCCAAGAGACAGTAGAGATCCTGGGGGAATTTGCAGGTGTACCTGTATGGAATGGTCTCACAGACAAGTTTCATCCAACGCAGATCTTGGCAGATTTTCTTACTATCAAGGAAAAATTTGGTAAACTAGAAGGGATAAAGATGGCATACCTTGGAGATGGAAGAAATAATATGGGGAATTCCCTTATGATCGGTGCAGCAATGGTCGGTATGGATTTTAAAATCGTAGCTCCTCAAGACCTTTTCCCAGAAGAAGAGTTAATAAAAAAAGCTCAAGAAATTGCTAAAACTACAGGTGCTGAACTTACCTTTACAGATTCTTTGGAAGAAGGCGTAAGTGATACAGATGTAATCTATACAGATGTATGGGTATCTATGGGAGAGGATCAAGGAGTTTGGAAGGAGAGAATAAAAAAATTACTTCCATATCAGGTGAATAACAATGTTATGGATATGACTGCAAAAAATTCAATCTTTTTACATTGCCTTCCAGCATTTCATGATCAAAAGACAGTCGTAGGAAAAGATATCCTGGAGAAATTTGGTATTCAGGAGATGGAAGTTACAGATGAAGTCTTTGAAGGAAGTAAATCTATCGTATTTAAACAAGCAGAAAACAGATTGCATACGATAAAGGCAATTATGGTTGCAACACTTGCAGGGAATATATGA
- a CDS encoding lipoprotein, translating into MKKILFGLLILGALSACSSSEEKVDIPTQVQTLNETVSTQTQEYESLKAETEELKMQIQELNNSINETKN; encoded by the coding sequence ATGAAAAAAATATTATTTGGACTTTTGATATTAGGAGCTCTTTCAGCTTGTTCAAGCTCAGAGGAAAAAGTAGATATCCCAACACAAGTTCAGACGTTGAATGAAACTGTTTCTACTCAAACACAGGAATATGAATCATTAAAAGCAGAGACTGAAGAATTGAAGATGCAAATACAAGAATTAAATAATTCAATCAATGAAACTAAAAACTAG
- a CDS encoding SDR family NAD(P)-dependent oxidoreductase, with amino-acid sequence MKYSLITGGSSGLGYELAKKLIKRGKNVIIMGRDEKKLNNSIKELKTIYQDVKILGVKIDISDLSEVDKFFLDLKTDNIEIEHLYNNAGKGFFGSVEELTEYEISSILNSNLVGLINMTSRAVKHMKNLKQKCRIINILSTAAQTGKKNETIYCAAKWGAKGFLESIREEVRGGNIEVIIVYPGGMDTPFWNNIDSGYDFSTFMKAEDVAEEIIHASLNCKMVISDLIINRKK; translated from the coding sequence ATGAAATATTCATTAATAACAGGGGGAAGTTCGGGACTCGGTTATGAACTTGCAAAAAAATTAATAAAAAGAGGGAAAAACGTTATAATAATGGGTAGAGATGAAAAGAAACTGAATAATTCAATCAAAGAACTGAAAACAATTTATCAAGACGTAAAGATTCTAGGAGTTAAAATTGATATTTCTGACCTGTCTGAAGTAGATAAATTTTTTTTAGATTTAAAAACAGACAATATTGAAATAGAGCACCTCTATAACAATGCAGGGAAAGGATTCTTTGGGAGTGTTGAGGAGCTGACAGAGTATGAAATCAGTTCTATTTTAAATTCTAATCTCGTTGGTCTTATCAATATGACTTCAAGGGCTGTAAAGCATATGAAGAACTTAAAGCAAAAATGCAGAATTATCAATATCTTATCTACTGCTGCACAAACAGGAAAGAAAAACGAAACTATATACTGTGCTGCCAAATGGGGAGCAAAGGGCTTCTTGGAATCAATAAGAGAAGAAGTCCGTGGTGGGAATATAGAAGTTATTATAGTTTATCCAGGGGGGATGGACACTCCATTCTGGAATAATATTGATTCAGGATACGATTTTTCAACATTTATGAAAGCTGAAGATGTTGCCGAAGAAATTATTCATGCAAGTCTTAATTGTAAGATGGTAATTTCAGATTTAATTATTAACAGGAAAAAATAA
- a CDS encoding acetylornithine/succinylornithine family transaminase codes for MLINTYNRPDKVFISGKGMKLYDEADSEYLDLVSGIAVNSLGHCHPEIIKTIKKQSEKLLHISNLYHTTEQSELAKKLVGLSDHNKVFFCNSGTEAVEAALKIARKYGKQKGHGKGKILYMKDSFHGRTMGALSVTGQSKYQKEFKPLIGGTEECEFNNINNIIKKMSGACAIIIEPIQGEAGLIKADIKFLKKLRELCDKWNCLLIFDEIQCGAGRSGSFFAYKKFGVIPDIVCMAKGLGGGIPIGAILVNKKADVFIPGDHGTTFGGNALSCAVGNTVLTELIDKGILVTIDKKAELLKEKLELLKKEFDLIKEVRGLGLLQGLKLNKNPGNFIKYALKNNVLLVGAGDNVVRIIPPLNVGEKEIEELYMVLKNIFQGFKGEK; via the coding sequence ATGTTAATAAATACTTATAATAGACCCGATAAAGTTTTTATCTCGGGAAAGGGTATGAAACTATATGATGAAGCAGATAGCGAGTATCTGGATCTTGTATCTGGAATAGCTGTAAATTCACTGGGTCATTGTCACCCTGAAATAATAAAGACTATAAAAAAACAAAGTGAAAAATTACTTCATATTTCAAACCTTTACCATACTACTGAACAATCTGAATTGGCTAAAAAACTAGTGGGATTGAGTGATCATAATAAGGTATTCTTTTGTAACAGCGGAACCGAAGCTGTGGAAGCTGCTCTAAAAATAGCTAGAAAGTACGGAAAACAGAAGGGACATGGTAAAGGAAAGATCCTTTATATGAAGGATTCTTTTCATGGAAGAACTATGGGAGCTCTTTCTGTGACTGGGCAGTCCAAGTATCAAAAAGAATTTAAACCTCTGATAGGTGGAACCGAGGAATGTGAATTTAACAATATCAATAATATTATTAAAAAGATGTCTGGAGCTTGTGCAATTATAATTGAACCTATCCAGGGGGAAGCAGGGTTGATTAAGGCAGATATTAAATTTTTAAAAAAGTTGAGGGAATTATGTGATAAATGGAATTGTCTTTTAATCTTCGATGAGATTCAATGTGGTGCAGGAAGAAGCGGGAGTTTTTTTGCCTATAAAAAATTTGGAGTTATCCCTGATATAGTATGTATGGCAAAGGGCCTTGGAGGAGGAATCCCCATAGGAGCTATCCTTGTAAATAAAAAAGCTGACGTTTTTATTCCTGGAGATCACGGGACTACCTTTGGAGGAAATGCCTTATCCTGTGCTGTTGGAAATACTGTTTTAACAGAACTTATTGATAAGGGTATCCTCGTTACAATAGACAAAAAAGCAGAACTTTTAAAAGAAAAATTAGAACTTCTAAAGAAGGAATTTGACCTTATAAAGGAAGTCAGAGGATTGGGCCTATTACAGGGATTAAAATTAAATAAAAATCCTGGAAACTTTATAAAATATGCACTGAAAAACAATGTACTTTTAGTTGGAGCCGGAGATAATGTAGTGAGAATTATCCCGCCTCTAAATGTAGGAGAAAAGGAAATTGAAGAACTTTATATGGTATTAAAAAATATATTTCAAGGATTTAAGGGGGAAAAATGA
- a CDS encoding lipoprotein: protein MKKILFGLLIVGALSACSSSEEKVDIPTQVQTLNETVSTQTQEYESLKAETEELKMQVQELNDLMNETKN from the coding sequence ATGAAAAAAATATTATTTGGACTTTTAATAGTCGGTGCTCTTTCAGCTTGTTCAAGCTCAGAGGAAAAAGTAGATATCCCAACGCAAGTTCAAACTTTGAATGAAACTGTTTCTACTCAGACACAGGAATATGAGTCATTAAAAGCAGAGACTGAAGAATTGAAGATGCAGGTACAAGAATTAAATGATCTAATGAATGAAACTAAAAACTAG
- the argJ gene encoding bifunctional glutamate N-acetyltransferase/amino-acid acetyltransferase ArgJ: MKILEGKTITDVVGITASGVSGGLKKSGKKDLCVIHSKGEPVASAVFTKNKVKAAPIVMNMEHIQNSITKAVVVNSGNANACTGKKGLEDANTMAQLTADILGVSKEEVIVQSTGIIGVQLDMGKIELAIKKGCENLSAQGGHDAAIAMLTTDTSEKKIAVSFEIDGKEITLAGIAKGSGMVHPNMGTMLSTLVTDLNISKEMLDLAFKDSVDMSYNMISVDGDTSTNDMAMVIANGLAENKKIETAGEDFEKFKDILIYINTELAKLIAKDGEGATKLIEVEVKNAQTLEDARISAKSVIRSNLTKCAFFGADANWGRILCAVGYSDVEFNPNNIDISFFSKGEYVQIAKDGMGIKFDLDKAKEILLKPEIKVEIDLKDGQYSATAWGCDLTYDYVKINGAYRT; the protein is encoded by the coding sequence ATGAAAATATTAGAGGGAAAAACTATAACAGATGTTGTTGGAATAACTGCTAGCGGAGTATCAGGCGGCCTTAAAAAAAGTGGTAAAAAGGATCTTTGTGTTATTCATTCAAAGGGAGAACCTGTAGCCTCAGCTGTATTTACAAAAAACAAGGTAAAGGCAGCCCCCATAGTAATGAACATGGAACATATTCAAAATTCCATCACCAAGGCAGTGGTTGTAAACAGTGGTAATGCAAATGCCTGCACAGGTAAAAAAGGATTGGAAGATGCCAATACCATGGCTCAGCTCACTGCCGACATATTGGGGGTTTCCAAAGAAGAGGTAATAGTACAATCCACCGGAATCATAGGAGTGCAGTTAGATATGGGGAAAATAGAGTTAGCCATAAAAAAAGGGTGTGAAAATCTGTCTGCCCAAGGGGGGCACGATGCAGCTATAGCTATGTTAACTACAGATACATCGGAAAAGAAAATTGCTGTTTCCTTTGAGATAGATGGAAAAGAGATAACTTTAGCCGGAATAGCCAAAGGGTCTGGAATGGTTCATCCAAATATGGGTACTATGCTTTCGACCTTGGTTACAGATTTAAATATCAGTAAGGAGATGCTGGACCTAGCATTTAAAGATAGTGTGGATATGTCTTACAACATGATCTCTGTAGATGGAGACACCAGTACCAATGATATGGCTATGGTTATAGCCAATGGATTGGCAGAGAATAAAAAAATTGAAACTGCTGGAGAAGATTTTGAAAAATTTAAAGATATCTTAATCTATATCAATACAGAATTGGCTAAATTGATAGCTAAAGATGGGGAAGGAGCTACTAAACTTATAGAGGTAGAGGTAAAAAATGCCCAAACTTTAGAAGATGCTAGAATATCTGCAAAATCAGTTATCAGATCCAATCTTACTAAGTGTGCTTTCTTTGGTGCCGATGCAAATTGGGGGAGAATCCTTTGTGCAGTGGGTTATTCAGATGTTGAATTTAATCCCAACAATATAGATATTTCATTTTTTAGTAAAGGGGAATATGTTCAGATAGCTAAAGATGGTATGGGAATAAAATTTGATCTAGATAAAGCCAAAGAAATCTTACTTAAACCAGAAATTAAAGTAGAAATTGATTTAAAAGACGGTCAGTATTCAGCTACAGCTTGGGGATGTGATTTAACCTATGATTATGTAAAAATTAATGGGGCATATAGAACTTAA
- a CDS encoding NAD(P)/FAD-dependent oxidoreductase translates to MKAVINNIMIPIEKNQDHAIKNELIKKGIDLSNVIHIEYIKRSIDSRKKTQIKFLYNLELTFKKDINLEGHKWLTKPKALQVNPRRSKNLEGRIGIIGSGPAGLFAALRLCEHGYKPIIFERGKKVDERDRSIDNFYTNDDLDINSNIQFGEGGAGTYSDGKLNTRVKSEYITHVFETLIGLGAQKEIMWDYKPHIGTDILKVVTKNLRSKIIQMGGTFYFDTLVENILIKDNKVIGVDTVSHNKKDRVDIEHLVLAIGHSARDTYRMLYKNGVFMENKPFAMGTRIEHPRAAIDKMQYGKFANHENLEAATYSMTYNNKAESRGVFSFCMCPGGVIVNAASEKNTSLVNGMSYSKRDGEFSNSAIAVGIKANEFGDHLFSGMEYQEKLERDAYNSVGNYGGVAQRVVDFIKDKKSTSLPKSSYPMRMKSENLNEFFPDIIKKNMKLAFHQWKKMPNFVSNEALLIGPETRTSAPVKITRNEAGESISTKGLYPIGEGAGYAGGITSAAIDGLKIVDNIFAEEIS, encoded by the coding sequence ATGAAAGCTGTTATTAATAACATAATGATTCCAATAGAAAAAAATCAGGATCATGCTATAAAAAATGAACTTATAAAAAAAGGGATAGATCTATCCAACGTTATCCATATAGAATATATAAAGAGATCCATTGATTCTAGAAAAAAAACTCAGATCAAATTTTTATACAATTTGGAGTTAACTTTTAAGAAAGATATCAATTTAGAGGGACATAAATGGCTAACTAAACCAAAGGCCCTGCAGGTAAACCCCAGAAGATCTAAAAATTTAGAAGGACGTATAGGGATAATAGGCAGCGGACCGGCTGGATTATTTGCAGCCCTTCGATTATGTGAACATGGGTATAAGCCCATTATATTTGAACGTGGGAAAAAAGTAGATGAGAGAGACAGATCTATCGATAACTTCTACACAAATGACGATCTGGATATAAACTCTAATATCCAGTTTGGTGAAGGAGGAGCAGGTACTTATTCTGACGGGAAACTAAATACCCGTGTAAAGAGTGAATACATTACCCATGTATTTGAAACTCTAATTGGATTAGGAGCACAGAAAGAAATTATGTGGGACTACAAACCTCATATAGGTACCGATATTTTAAAAGTCGTAACAAAAAATCTGAGATCTAAAATAATACAAATGGGTGGAACATTTTATTTCGACACTTTAGTTGAAAATATCCTTATAAAGGACAATAAAGTAATCGGTGTAGATACAGTATCTCATAATAAAAAGGATAGGGTAGATATAGAACATCTAGTTTTAGCCATAGGTCACAGTGCCAGGGATACCTATAGGATGCTCTATAAAAATGGTGTATTCATGGAAAATAAACCATTTGCCATGGGAACAAGGATAGAACATCCAAGAGCAGCTATAGATAAGATGCAGTATGGTAAATTTGCTAATCATGAAAATCTGGAAGCTGCTACATACAGTATGACATATAACAACAAGGCAGAGAGCAGAGGGGTATTCTCATTCTGTATGTGCCCAGGAGGAGTTATAGTAAATGCTGCCTCTGAAAAAAATACAAGTTTAGTCAATGGAATGAGCTATTCTAAAAGAGATGGAGAGTTCAGTAACTCTGCTATTGCAGTAGGGATTAAAGCCAATGAATTTGGTGATCACCTGTTCAGCGGAATGGAATATCAGGAAAAATTAGAGAGAGATGCATATAACTCTGTGGGGAATTATGGAGGAGTAGCACAGAGAGTTGTAGACTTTATAAAAGATAAAAAATCTACTTCTCTGCCTAAAAGCAGTTATCCTATGAGGATGAAATCTGAAAATTTAAATGAATTTTTTCCGGATATAATAAAGAAAAACATGAAGTTAGCTTTCCACCAATGGAAAAAGATGCCTAACTTTGTATCCAATGAAGCACTTTTAATAGGGCCTGAAACAAGAACTTCTGCTCCTGTGAAGATTACCAGGAACGAGGCAGGGGAATCCATCAGTACAAAGGGATTATACCCAATAGGTGAAGGAGCAGGATATGCCGGTGGGATAACCAGTGCTGCCATAGATGGATTAAAGATTGTAGATAATATATTCGCTGAAGAAATAAGTTAA